The Niallia alba genome includes a window with the following:
- a CDS encoding EcsC family protein: MLTKAETYYLEKLKQWENELRSERPNKILQLCSDYINTGLTYLPEMQKQKILRSLDNILFHLHAILFNSTFQRNTAQKLMQQARVHNESIFTLKDMTKLNIDQLQSIADKQMAHYRMLASAQGALASKHTGFLIGDFLSILIINLRAVQVLASIYGRPAESPNEIMTALKVFCAGCLPKEQRLEAWNELMLEQVQEQQGFFYNGKEEIVQEKMLYTILTELIKLSLLVFFRGKSSYKGTIIGAAVNYHFTKKITEMAHHYYQKCYLLSKRDENLS, encoded by the coding sequence ATGCTTACGAAAGCAGAAACCTATTATTTGGAAAAATTGAAGCAGTGGGAAAATGAATTAAGAAGTGAGCGACCAAATAAAATTCTCCAACTTTGCTCAGATTATATAAATACTGGTTTAACCTATTTACCTGAAATGCAAAAACAAAAAATATTGCGATCACTCGATAACATCTTATTTCATCTTCATGCCATCTTATTTAATTCCACATTTCAACGAAATACCGCACAAAAATTAATGCAACAAGCAAGAGTACATAATGAATCCATCTTCACATTAAAAGACATGACAAAATTAAATATTGACCAATTACAATCAATTGCAGATAAACAAATGGCTCATTACAGGATGCTTGCTTCTGCCCAAGGGGCCTTGGCGTCAAAGCATACAGGCTTTTTAATAGGAGATTTTCTCTCTATACTTATTATTAATCTTCGTGCCGTTCAGGTTCTTGCTTCGATATATGGGAGACCAGCTGAAAGCCCTAATGAGATCATGACTGCACTAAAAGTTTTCTGTGCAGGTTGTTTGCCGAAGGAGCAGCGATTAGAAGCTTGGAATGAGCTAATGCTTGAACAGGTGCAGGAACAACAAGGTTTTTTTTATAATGGAAAGGAAGAAATTGTCCAGGAAAAAATGCTGTACACGATTTTAACAGAGCTAATAAAGCTTTCTTTGCTCGTATTTTTTAGAGGAAAATCATCCTATAAAGGTACAATCATTGGAGCAGCAGTAAATTATCATTTCACAAAAAAGATAACCGAAATGGCACATCATTATTATCAGAA